The following coding sequences lie in one Mus musculus strain C57BL/6J chromosome 11, GRCm38.p6 C57BL/6J genomic window:
- the Cxcl16 gene encoding C-X-C motif chemokine 16 precursor, producing the protein MRRGFGPLSLAFFLFLLALLTLPGDGNQGSVAGSCSCDRTISSGTQIPQGTLDHIRKYLKAFHRCPFFIRFQLQSKSVCGGSQDQWVRELVDCFERKECGTGHGKSFHHQKHLPQASTQTPEAAEGTPSDTSTPAHSQSTQHSTLPSGALSLNKEHTQPWEMTTLPSGYGLEARPEAEANEKQQDDRQQEAPGAGASTPAWVPVLSLLAIVFFLTAAMAYVLCNRRATQQNSAGLQLWYTPVEPRP; encoded by the exons ATGAGGCGGGGCTTTGGACCCTTGTCTCTTGcgttcttccttttcttgttgGCGCTGCTGACCCTGCCAG GCGATGGCAACCAGGGCAGTGTCGCTGGAAGTTGTTCTTGTGATCGTACCATTTCTTCTGGCACCCAGATACCGCAGGGTACTTTGGATCACATCCGAAAATACCTGAAAGCATTTCATCGTTGTCCATTCTTTATCAG GTTCCAGTTGCAGTCCAAAAGCGTGTGTGGGGGAAGCCAAGACCAGTGGGTCCGTGAACTAGTGGACTGCTTTGAGCGCAAAG AGTGTGGAACTGGTCATGGGAAGAGTTTTCACCACCAAAAACATTTGCCTCAAGCCAGTACCCAGACCCCTGAGGCCGCAGAGGGGACACCTTCGGACACGAGCACCCCTGCACATAGTCAGAGCACTCAGCACTCCACTCTTCCATCAGGAGCACTGTCCTTAAACAAAGAGCACACCCAACCCTGGGAGATGACCACTCTCCCTTCAGGCTATGGTCTGGAAGCTAGGCCTGAGGCTGAGGCAAATGAGAAACAGCAAGATGACAGACAGCAAGAAGCACCAGGAGCTGGAGCTAGCACACCAGCTTGGGTACCGGTGCTGTCCCTCCTGGCCATTGTCTTCTTCCTCACTGCAGCCATGGCCTATGTGCTGTGCAACAGGAGAGCGACACAGCAGAACTCTGCAG GTTTGCAGCTCTGGTACACTCCTGTTGAACCAAGACCCTAG
- the Med11 gene encoding mediator of RNA polymerase II transcription subunit 11: MATYSLANERLRALEDIEREIGAILQNAGTAILELSKEKTNERLLDRQAAAFTTSVQHVEAELSAQIRYLTQVATGQPHEGSSYSSRKDCQMALKRVDYARLKISDVARTCEQMLEN, encoded by the exons ATGGCTACCTACAGTCTGGCGAACGAGCGGCTGCGCGCCCTGGAGGATATCGAGCGTGAAATCGGCGCCATCCTCCAGAACGCAG GAACGGCGATCCTGGAACTGTCCAAGGAAAAGACTAACGAGCGGCTCCTCGACCGGCAGGCGGCAGCCTTCACCACTTCTGTGCAGCACGTGGAGGCAGAGCTATCCGCTCAAATCCGCTACCTCACTCAG GTGGCCACAGGGCAGCCGCATGAGGGCTCCAGCTACTCTTCCAGGAAGGACTGTCAAATGGCTCTAAAGCGAGTAGACTACGCCCGCCTCAAGATTAGTGATGTGGCGAGAACCTGTGAGCAGATGCTGGAGAACTGA